A section of the Cydia amplana chromosome 15, ilCydAmpl1.1, whole genome shotgun sequence genome encodes:
- the LOC134654484 gene encoding uncharacterized protein LOC134654484 — protein MESLISYQEEISDRISRAKVNFKKSPKERITQIYVEGRLELLEQLWSEFRVGHKELSQTVDKTLLKSQDYIKKDVYNTTEEMYMEYKCDLKLILANLQPATISKSNELTVVNNDQSHIRLPKISIPSFSGKYTEWITFRDLFVSIIHNNKTLDNVQKLHYLKGYLTGEAEQIIRYTPVTEANYMTCWKLLEERYSNKKYLSYSILKRLLNQRTANSESASHLKELLDTFSDCLSALTNLGIDVSTWDIIVIYLLSSKLDPESRKQWELSVTSNVNPNDLPTFTQFKDFLASRYRALEFLEPGSKGKNMYVKPSTSNATSSKTFYANDSVTLVCEFCSENHKLCFCKKFAAEDYEKRHEFVANNRICYNCLGANHSVRFCQSTMNCRICNKRHHLLLHPKGVSTSTAHVRNVDQAVSASSEEIVEIQTESDSSSNDIASQSPQVTLFTNRKVKQQVLLATALVKAESKTGQFQIYRAFIDQGSESSFITEATVQGLGLKNVPIKSTITMLEETSVTTNYMVLLKLKSLINPDFNVQLVAYVLPKITTNLPARKVDASEWPHLQNLVLADPGYGTPNKIDILLGAVVYAQILEEGVKKGPVGTPIAQCTSFGWILSGGSADHNERKVVLHAQVDTDNEIIKRFWEMESEPLLNSKEMLTTEEQRCEDIFSATTTRDKLGRYVVKLPFRDENPACKEGNSREIAIKRFSSLERKFAKDKNLKEKYTAVVKEYLQLDHMVLVPAARESENQAVYLPHHAVIREDKSTSKVRVVFDASCKNEKGISLNDSLMVGPTLQPELRHLIMQWRMHPVCLIADIVKMYRMVRVTDQDADYQRIVWRDNQNEEIKDYKLVTVTFGTASAPYFAVKALNQVAIDHASEHPMAAKRVAGSFYMDDLMTGCETIEEGIELYKDMKTLLKKGGFTLQKWASNKEDIQSAIDIYEKGETVLEREERNLEIKQDNIVKILGLTWNKRKDEFQYSVTLPPVSAPVTKRKIVSDVA, from the coding sequence ATGGAATCGTTAATTTCTTATCAGGAAGAAATCTCAGATCGTATTTCTAGGGCAAAGGTTAATTTCAAAAAGTCACCAAAAGAACGGATTACACAAATTTATGTGGAGGGAAGATTAGAATTGTTAGAACAGTTGTGGTCAGAATTTAGAGTTGGGCATAAAGAACTATCGCAAACAGTAGACAAAACGTTGTTAAAATCTCAAGACTACATTAAAAAGGATGTTTATAATACTACTGAGGAAATGTACATGGAATATAAGTGTGATTTAAAACTTATTTTGGCTAACCTTCAGCCAGCAACCATAAGTAAATCAAATGAACTTACTGTTGTGAATAATGACCAAAGTCATATTCGTCTACCAAAGATTAGCATACCAAGCTTCTCAGGCAAGTACACCGAGTGGATAACATTTAGAGATCTATTTGTATCTATAATTCACAATAATAAAACACTAGATAACGTTCAGAAGTTGCATTATCTCAAGGGGTACTTGACTGGGGAGGCAGAACAAATAATTCGGTATACACCGGTAACAGAAGCAAATTACATGACGTGCTGGAAGCTGTTGGAAGAGCGATATAGTAATAAAAAGTACCTTTCATATAGCATATTGAAACGTTTGTTAAACCAACGTACCGCCAATTCGGAATCGGCTAGCCACTTAAAGGAACTTTTGGATACGTTTTCCGATTGCTTGAGCGCGTTGACTAATTTAGGGATTGATGTATCTACTTGGGAtattattgttatatatttgttaTCGTCAAAATTGGACCCAGAATCTCGCAAACAGTGGGAATTAAGTGTCACGTCGAATGTAAATCCAAATGATTTACCCACATTCACacaatttaaagattttttggCTAGTAGGTATCGAGCTTTAGAGTTTCTTGAACCTGGAAGTAAAGGGAAAAACATGTATGTTAAGCCATCAACTTCGAATGCAACCAGTTCGAAAACATTTTATGCTAACGATTCTGTAACTTTAGTGTGTGAATTTTGTAGTGAGAATCATAAATTATGTTTCTGTAAAAAATTTGCTGCGGAAGATTATGAAAAAAGACACGAATTTGTAGCAAACAATCGTATATGCTATAATTGTTTAGGGGCCAATCATTCTGTACGGTTCTGCCAAAGCACCATGAATTGTCGCATTTGTAATAAGCGGCACCATTTACTCCTTCATCCGAAGGGGGTTTCAACTTCAACTGCTCATGTAAGGAACGTAGATCAAGCAGTTTCAGCGTCCTCTGAGGAAATTGTTGAGATACAAACTGAGTCTGATAGTTCATCTAACGACATTGCGTCGCAATCTCCACAAGTAACTCTATTCACTAATAGAAAGGTAAAACAACAAGTTCTCTTAGCTACAGCTTTGGTGAAAGCCGAGTCTAAGACAGGTCAATTTCAAATCTATAGAGCTTTCATAGATCAAGGGTCTGAATCCTCATTCATCACAGAGGCTACAGTACAAGGATTAGGCTTAAAAAATGTTCCCATTAAGTCCACAATAACAATGTTAGAAGAAACGTCGGTAACGACAAATTACATGGTATTATTGAAACTTAAATCGTTGATAAATCCGGATTTCAATGTACAGTTGGTGGCATATGTGTTACCGAAAATCACAACGAATCTCCCAGCACGCAAGGTAGACGCGTCGGAATGGCCACATTTACAGAATTTGGTTTTGGCTGATCCCGGTTACGGCACACCaaataaaattgatattttattgGGAGCAGTAGTATATGCCCAGATACTGGAGGAGGGTGTGAAGAAGGGTCCTGTTGGGACTCCAATAGCGCAGTGTACTAGTTTCGGTTGGATCTTGTCTGGTGGTTCAGCAGATCATAACGAAAGGAAAGTTGTATTACATGCACAAGTGGATACGGACAACGAAATAATAAAACGGTTTTGGGAGATGGAATCAGAACCTTTATTAAACTCGAAAGAGATGTTGACGACCGAAGAACAGCGATGTGAAGACATCTTTTCAGCTACGACTACACGAGATAAACTTGGCAGATATGTAGTGAAATTACCATTTCGTGACGAGAATCCAGCCTGTAAAGAAGGAAATTCAAGAGAAATTGCTATTAAGAGGTTTAGTTCACTGGAAAGGAAATTTGCAAAGGACAAAAATCTAAAAGAAAAGTATACAGCTGTTGTgaaagaatacttacagttgGACCACATGGTGTTAGTCCCAGCGGCTAGAGAAAGTGAAAATCAGGCTGTGTACTTACCCCACCACGCTGTTATCAGAGAGGATAAGTCAACAAGCAAGGTCCGGGTGGTATTCGACGCGTCCTGTAAAAATGAGAAGGGTATATCCTTAAACGACAGTTTAATGGTTGGACCTACGTTACAGCCGGAGTTGCGTCATCTCATTATGCAATGGAGAATGCATCCCGTATGTCTGATTGCAGACATCGTGAAGATGTATCGAATGGTAAGAGTGACTGACCAGGACGCTGACTATCAACGTATTGTATGGCGAGATAACCAAAACGAAGAAATAAAAGACTATAAATTAGTAACAGTTACGTTTGGAACAGCATCGGCACCATATTTTGCTGTGAAAGCACTGAATCAGGTCGCCATTGACCATGCGAGCGAACACCCAATGGCAGCAAAGAGAGTTGCTGGTAGTTTTTATATGGATGACCTAATGACAGGATGTGAAACCATAGAAGAGGGTATAGAACTTTATAAAGACATGAAGACTCTACTTAAAAAAGGAGGCTTTACTTTACAAAAATGGGCAAGTAATAAGGAGGATATACAGAGTGCTATAGACATATATGAGAAGGGAGAAACAGTTTTGGAAAGGGAAGAAAGGAACCTGGAAATAAAACAAGATAATATAGTTAAGATTTTAGGACTTACCTGGAATAAAAGGAAGGATGAGTTTCAGTACTCAGTCACGCTGCCACCTGTATCTGCTCCTGTAACCAAACGGAAGATTGTATCAGACGTCGCATGA
- the LOC134654781 gene encoding uncharacterized protein LOC134654781: MMNSNSSSSSARSAASISREEQGSGVDNNDSGGGCSSTTTTTYPLILTGGKYFEVKVTMDINAPGGSKDPEKVEATCIKCQTVIKGSLKATSNFKVHLKRKHPDALLEYEKDKENSQGKRQKTQKTLNEKSLRQMKLNISSFKSQKEHSVQQKLDNNILNYVVNSMKPLSTVDDPNFVKMFTDISEQLQVMSRRTLGRKIDTAQKTVTDKLISIFSKLDYVSTTADIWSTKTRSFLGVTAHWINEATLERMSCVLSFNRFKGSHTYDKIAEMLFEVQSDFRLTHDHMISTTTDNGSNFVKAFREFGIVDYVPDFLGPEDTMELDNFSASDTLYEEVLLVNNSEELETRELYLPRHLRCASHTLSLLATTDLNNYIKNSLISRIHYSATAKCTLLWNMSRKPKSAEIIKEHLGHQLLYPCPTRWNSLYDAILHLMKSKTKLNSLFEQLGKANTFSAVELEYLEEFLEVLKPIASALDYLQGDNCYYGKLLPTLMTIKTKLERLQSSNLRHFSRVVPKLLESLEKRFDKFLQLRPEANEAILAACFYPAYKMRWLPETCSNEDKQRLQNLAITTLESVPVLPRSGSGSSSISKNDDDDFIIFSDYTRDRPVTCMEVELVSFLNEKGKDLGALERYPNIKKMFINFNTSLCSSGPVERLFSLAGYIHSPTRRNLSDNTFRNLVFMKGNSFFNS, encoded by the exons atgATGAATTCAAATTCAAGTTCATCTTCTGCGAGGTCTGCGGCATCGATATCCAGAGAGGAACAAGGCAGTGGTGTTGACAACAATGACAGTGGCGGTGGTTGTAGCTCAACAACGACAACAACTTATCCACTCATTTTAACTGGTGGCAAATATTTCGAAGTGAAAGTGACGATGGACATCAATGCCCCCGGTGGTAGCAAAGATCCAGAAAAAGTTGAAGCAACTTGTATAAAATGTCAAACAGTTATTAAAGGTAGTCTTAAGGCTACCAGCAACTTTAAAGTACATTTGAAG cgaAAACATCCGGATGCATTATTAGAATATGAGAAAGATAAAGAAAACAGCCAGGGCAAAAGGCAAAAAACACAGAAAACCCTCAATGAGAAAAGTCTAAGACAAATGAAATTGAATATTTCAAGTTTCAAATCACAAAAAGAACATTCAGTGCAACAAAAGCTAGATAATAACATACTTAACTATGTTGTCAACAGTATGAAACCACTAAGTACTGTGGATGATCCTAACTTCGTAAAGATGTTTACTGACATATCTGAACAGCTTCAGGTTATGTCCAGAAGAACATTAGGGAGAAAAATTGATACAGCCCAAAAAACTGTTACAGATAAACTTATAAGCATTTTCAGTAAATTGGACTATGTGTCCACAACAGCAGACATATGGTCTACAAAAACCAGAAGCTTTCTTGGTGTAACAGCTCATTGG aTCAATGAGGCTACACTTGAACGTATGAGCTGTGTCTTGTCATTCAATCGCTTTAAGGGTTCTCACACATACGATAAAATTGCTGAAATGCTATTTGAAGTCCAGTCAGATTTTAGACTAACACATGATCACATGATATCTACAACAACAGACAACGGATCGAATTTCGTTAAAGCATTCAGAGAATTTGGTATTGTTGACTATGTACCAGATTTCTTAGGTCCTGAAG ATACAATGGAATTGGACAATTTTAGCGCAAGTGACACTCTATATGAAGAGGTGCTTTTAGTTAATAATTCTGAAGAACTTGAAACAAGGGAATTGTATTTGCCACGACATCTGAGATGTGCCAGTCACACTCTAAGCCTTTTAGCCACAACAGACTTGAacaattacataaaaaattCTCTCATTAGCAGAATACATTATTCTGCCACTGCTAAATGCACTTTGCTCTGGAACATGTCAAGAAAACCAAAGTCTGCGGAAATAATCAAGGAACATCTTGGGCATCAGTTATTATACCCATGTCCAACAAGGTGGAATTCCCTCTATGACGCTATTCTCCATCTCATGAAAAGCAaaactaaactgaatagtttattTGAACAGTTAGGCAAGGCAAACACATTTTCAGCAGTAGAACTCGAATATTTAGAAGAGTTTTTGGaggttttgaaacctatcgcgTCAGCTCTTGACTACCTTCAGGGTGATAATTGCTATTATGGTAAACTATTACCCACGTTGATGACTATTAAAACCAAACTGGAAAGACTACAAAGCAGTAATCTGCGCCATTTCTCTCGAGTTGTACCAAAACTACTAGAAAGTTTAGAAAAGAGGTTTGACAAATTTCTCCAATTGAGACCTGAAGCCAATGAAGCTATTTTGGCAGCTTGTTTCTATCCAGCGTATAAAATGCGATGGCTACCAGAAACCTGTTCAAACGAGGACAAGCAAAGGTTACAAAATCTTGCGATCACAACGTTGGAATCAGTTCCAGTGCTTCCAAGAAGTGGTAGTGGTAGTTCTAGCATTAGCAAGAATGATGACGATGATTTCATCATCTTCTCTGATTATACACGTGATAGGCCAGTCACATGTATGGAAGTAGAGTTAGTGAGTTTTTTAAATGAGAAGGGGAAAGATCTCGGTGCCCTTGAACGCTAcccaaacataaaaaaaatgtttattaattttaataccagCCTATGCTCTTCCGGTCCAGTTGAGAGACtgttttcattggctggatacatCCATTCGCCAACTAGACGGAACTTATCTGATAATACGTTTAGGaatttagtttttatgaaaggcAATTCCTTCTTCAATTCATAA